The Dehalobacter sp. region TTCTATTAATTCCAACTTAATAGCATCATGTCCCATGGTTCATTTTTTTTCAAAGTTATGATTTTAAATGCAAAATGGACTATTCGTGTGTTGCAATACATGCCGCATAACGTTCGGCGGTATGTGCAGTTGGTCCGCCAGCTGGCGGACGGTGGCGCGTGTTTTTGCACTCGTGGTGCGATGCAGGGTTATGCGGTTATTACATTATTCTCGCGTTGGCAAAAACCGTGATCCGCCAGCTGGCGGAAGTCCCCGGCGGGAGCCGGGGCAGGCCGTGGCGCCAACCACAGAACCTTCTTCTTCATTTACCCAATTGTCGCGCCACGGAGCGCCAATGACATATACCGACCTGTTAGCACCAGTTTCTTCTCTAGTCTATCTCTTTGATTTGCTTTTCTAGGGTAGGAATATCTTCTGTAATAGTTCTCCATACAACCTCAACATCTACTCCCAGATAGTCATGGATGAGCTTATCTCTCATTCCGGCAATCTCTTTCCAGGGGATTTCATAGTATATCTGTTTGGTATCAGAAGATATCTTCTTTGACGCTTCTCCAATAATTTCAATGTTTCTGATGACTGCATCCTGTACTAACTCATTGACCGAGAAATCTTTCAATGATAACCCACTGGTGAACTCCTTGATTTTTCTTATACAATCGAGGATATGCTCGATATAAGCCAGATCATCTTTTACCATTACAGGATGCTAATAAGGTCTTTCTTAATACTTTTTTGGACTCTTTTGTTTTTAATAGCACCAGTTGTGATTAAATCTACTTTGATACCAAGTAAGTCCGAAAGCTCATTTTCAATCTTTATTAAGGTGAGAAGTGAAGGTGCTACTTTAAACTTAACAAGGATATCAATATCACTTTTTTCAGTGGATTCACCTCTAGCGAATGATCCAAATATTCCTACACTAACAGGTTGATAGTCTTTTAAATAGTTAAGGATAATATA contains the following coding sequences:
- a CDS encoding DUF86 domain-containing protein gives rise to the protein MVKDDLAYIEHILDCIRKIKEFTSGLSLKDFSVNELVQDAVIRNIEIIGEASKKISSDTKQIYYEIPWKEIAGMRDKLIHDYLGVDVEVVWRTITEDIPTLEKQIKEID
- a CDS encoding nucleotidyltransferase family protein; translated protein: MTQQEVKYIILNYLKDYQPVSVGIFGSFARGESTEKSDIDILVKFKVAPSLLTLIKIENELSDLLGIKVDLITTGAIKNKRVQKSIKKDLISIL